atccatgacaaaaccacaacaaacaaatgaaacatGAGAGaaatcataaatcactcaactcatactcacttgttgaatacaataaaatctatcttaacacaaactcttgaaaaactttgtaagaagagagttcatggcaagaaagacttcgacaacttgtatttctgaaacactttaaacaaaactcataaCGGCGTCTTAGTGTaaaacagaaattaaaagattgcatacaattaATAAGAAgtatgtgcataaagagagaaaaaaaacaaaacatgaagAGATAGGCGAAAGAAacgtaataacaacctcaatatatatatatatatatatatatatcaaaatgaatacaaggttttctatcacaatgtaagaacaatgtatctaaaaagaaagaaaagaacagaTACAacaagtcctcactacatccctcaaaaacaaaaacactccCCCTACCAAAAATATCTACTATACTAtctctccccctaagtacaatactactctcatacccaaaactactcccccctttttgtcacaaatgacaAAGGGTATGTCACTGAGAAGCAGTCATCTGCTCATCATCAGAAGAGCTAGAAGCCTTATCCTCATCAGCAGCACCACCATCGGAGTCACCAGCATAATCCTCATCCTTAGAAGCCTCTAGAGAAGGAAAGGGAGACTTTACGAAGCCACCAAGGCAAGCCTATCGTCGTGCAATATGACTGACACGAGTGTtcacctaacacaactcatcattgagagtgtcaaggtgagcatccatgcattgaagctgcgccatgaccGCCTCGAGGGTCACACCACCCGCAGAAGAAGGAGCgaatgtggatggagctgaagaagTCGAAAGAGTCACCGTCTCGGTCCGTGGCCACTTCAGTTGGAGTTGGGCCTCACTCCGTATAACGGTCGCCGCATCTATGGCGCACATGACGAAGAAGTGGTCTGACTCGGGATAGAAGACAGAGAAGTGGTGAATGATTCGCGTGATAgtagaaggaaagataagcttatcatgGGTTGTCGTATCCTTATaaacatctataagggagaatatgaagtgagagggaaagtcaatggtaagcCTCTCTAAGAGGGACAACAAAAATCGAGCATGAGGCTCAGTAATTgaattatagtgagacaagggatgtaaaacaaatgtcatcaccatattcagGAACCTCGAACCTTTATCAAAGGTTAAGCAAGGGGTGTTTTGACGACCACCCCAAGACAAAGATGTCTCACAAAATAGAGACATGAGCtcatctttagacacagtcttaagacgatcacaaccggggtagtcaggatgcgctaccctcgATACGTGTAGCACCTCAGATATAAGATCTGGAGTAACTACAATGCGCGTATTTTGAACGCGAGTGATGAAATGAGGTacagaataatcaaatccatgcatattggagtagaactcctataTGATCATGGAGGGACAAGTAACCGAGATGTCACAAAgggactcccaacccctactatAGATGACAGTGAGAAGGTCAGTATCAGAAATATCCAATAGGATGACTTGGCTTtctgaatgaatgcctcgtccagaaaagttctccgaaaaGTCCTTACGGGCTTTATTATCACGAAACCTGACATGTGAGAGGGTAGAATCAGAAGAAGATaccctagaacgaagagggttttGGGACGGAGTAGACTTACATTTAGGTGCCATAGAATAACTAaccaaaacaaagagagagaaagggacaAACAGAAAAGTACCAACAAAGATCAATATGAataagatagagaaaaaaaaaaaaaaaaaggtacgtatgcatgaaaaatgcatgagcatgtgacatgcaacaataagaacatcatgggctcagcccaatccaaacctaccagcacacatcAATTAAATatagtaaacacacatctaaaatgcatgaatcattgttaaaatgcaaatgtgatgcaatgcatgaacatttatgatcatttaaacaaaacccatcccaaaaatttcacaaaaacttcataaattttgaaaaatcccccaaaaagtttcaaaaaccccaaaagttaggtcaaaatgcatgaaatgtatGATAAAAAGATGGAAAAGAGATCATGCCAAAGTAAAAATGCAAGGATTAGACCGAAGAATGAGTGGGGAAGATGAAAAGTGTGATAGAGAAGTGTTTGGGAGTGAGAGGTtagagagaaatgagagaaaattgCATTGAAGCTTATATATGGAAAACATAAAGctcaatggatcgagaggtgtcgaaaGGTGTCAAGTTTTAAATCTCGATGGATGGAGCTATCGAGGAgttatcgagaggtgtcaacaGCAAAAAGACCTCAATGGATCGAAAAGCTATCAAGCATCTATCGAGCATATAGAAACTTCCTTGATGGATCAAaaagctatcgagaagctatcgagacaaattctcaaaaactttGATGGATCAAAATTACGATAACAGTTGTCGAGAAAGGAAGATCAGgaggctcgatagatagcctagctgtcgagaggtattgagaagctgtcgagattgtTCAAAAACAGtgtttcaaagaagagaaaaatatagaCATGAGtacaatcaagcatgctactcaaccaaagatccaaataacatattaagctctcaaaaacatctttcaacaacaaaaatgacaaGCATTTAGATCTTCAAAGtgggtactcaagaattaaaccgggtacttaaggattatgatgtaataatcttcaaagtggcagtcaacattcatgactttgtattattacgaatattttaatgaaggggttgaatgtataataaagtcttgggatatcaAACGGCAAACACTTGTTAGTGGCTTTTGAAACAAACCTGTTAAAGGCCACCACTCGTCCAGTAAGGCTTTGGACATCTTTAATATTCTTCAAAGATTCCATGTTCAAAATTTCCTGGATCTTATCAGGGTTTTCCTTAATCTCTCTTTGTGAAACCATAAAACCGAGGAATTTCCTTGATGCAACTCCAAAAGCACATTTTCTTGGGTTCAACTTCATCTTATATCGCCTAAGTGTATCAAAAATCTCTTGAAGATCGTCCAAATGCTGCGTCTCCTTCGCActctttaccaacatatcatccacatatactttaacatttcatccaatctgtggaCAAAACATGTGGTTGACCAACCTCTGGTAGGTAGCTcttgcatttttcaacccaaacggcataactttataacaaaacaAACCTTGACTTATGATGAAGGATGTTTTCTCTTGGTCCATCTCATCCATCTTGATCTGGTTGTAccctgaaaatgcatccataAAACTCAACAGTTGGTGTCCAACTATTGGATCCACCAACTGGTCAATGTGTGGAAGAGGATAACTGTCGTTGGGGCAtgccttgtttaaatctgtgaagtctacacacatcctTCATTCGCCattagccttcttgaccatcactACATTAGCTAGCCAGTCAGGGTAGTAGACTTTGCGAATGAACTCCTCGGTGATtaacttttgaaatttttctttgatagcATTATCTCGTTCTGGGGAAAACACTTTCTTCTTCTAACGAACAGGCTTGTAAGACGTAGATACGTTTAAACGATGTGTAATCACACTTGGGTCAATCCCAGGCATCTCTTCATGATTCCATGCGAAAACACCTATGCTTCTTTTGAGGAATCCAACAAGATCTTACTTTGCCTTCTCCTCCATACCCGTCCTAATCCTAGTAAACTTCTCTAGGTTGGATTCGTCTAATGGTACATCCTCCAATACTTCAACTGGTTCAGCCAACACTTTCCTTTCTTCAATGTTCATAGTCTGCATTTGCTCGTCCATGGTAAGCATTGCTAAGTAATTAACACTCTCTAGCAActaactgatctccttgtacttctCCGATGCCATACTCTATTGAAAACTTAATTGATAAATGGTAGGTGGACGTTGCAGCTCTCTAACTATTTAGAGTTGGTCATCAAATGATGGCATTATATGAAAACGAACAATCATTAATAAGGAAATTTACTTCTTTATTAATTTGTCATGGGTAAGAGCCTACTACAACTGGCAAGAAGATCGTACCTACTAGTAgaaccttcattcctccaaaccCCATCAATGGTACATTCACTGGACGAAGTAACTCCTTGTTAATCCTCATTTGTTGAAAGACTGGATaataaaggatgtctgctgagctcTCGTTATCTATTAACACTCTCCTGGTCGTATAATTTTCAATCACCAAAGTGATGACATCGCATCGTCATAAGGATGGTGCAATCATCTAGCATCTTCGTCCATGAAAACAATAGCCGGCTCATCTTCTCTGATCATCCTTGGTGGTCGTCCAGATATCTGAACATTCTAAACTTCCCGTAGATAGGTCTTCCTAGCTCTAGACGAGCTTCCTGTTGTCATGCCCTTTACAATGATCTTTATTTCTCCAAATGGTGGACATATTGGTTCCTCTACCTTGCTTTTCATTGGTTGTCTCTCGTCCTTAtgatctcgtccaaggaaatttttcaattttccttgtttgatgagaacttcaatttgttgcttcaagtcataacacTTGTCTGTATCATACCCATGGTCGCGATGAAAGCGACAATACTTGTTTTTATTCCGCTTGCTAGGATCTCCCTTCAAGAATGGATTATCTTTTATCTGCATCAACACCTAATCAAATGAAGTGTTCAAAGGAGTGTAGTTAGATATCGTCCTGAAGATAACCCTACCTTCTTGCCATCGCGATCTCTTTTTTCTCCACCTTTGGCTTTCTTTGGATGAGGACCATGCTCTGAATGGTGCACATAACCACTTTCTAACCTTTCcccttattttttcttcttagcaATAATGGCATCTTCTGCATTCATGAAACTTTGGGCTGAATGTATCAACTCAGCCGTCATCTATGGCTCCTAATCGTacagcttatgaatgaacaagtccgAACTGACTTCATTGTAGAAAACTACCAAAAGGATCTTATCATCCATCTCATCCACCAATAAGGCTTCTCTATTAAAACGACTAATGAAAGTGCGTaaactctcattttctccttgCTCTATGTTCAACAGGCTGGACAAGGAATCCTTCTGCCTTTGTCCCCCTACAAATTgttgacgaacaacttactTAACTCTTGGAAGGAAGTTATGGTGTTTGGTAATAGTTTACTAAACCATACTCTAGCTAGACCTTTCAAAGTTGTAGGAAAGGCTATGCACATAATTTCATCCGAAACACCTTAAAGATGCATGGTTGTCTTAAACGTGGCAATGTGATCATAAGGGTCACACATCCCGTCATACGAGTCCAAGACTGGCATTTTGAACTTAGAAGGCAAAGGATGACTAGTGATGGACGCAATAAAAGGGGAATATGTCCTGTGGACGAGATCATCCACATGGTTCACTCTTCTCATGGAATCCTTCATTTCTTTCATAGCTCTcttcatctggtccatctctctctccaaatgcGGTACCTTTCGAGTAACGGTGCCCCTGGATTGGTCCCGTTAGCATTGTTCTCAACACCTTAACATCCTGAATTTTGGCCTTGTTCTCCACCATGCTGTTGACATTGCCTGTTAACTTCTCTAGTTAACTCTTGGTTTTGTTGCATCAATTCTACCATCGCTGCCGCCATGGACTGTAATTGTTGTTAGACGGTCATGGGGGGTGGTGGTGCACGATTTGGGTGACTGGAGGCGTTTCTACTCTCTTGGTGTCCTAGATTAGTAGTCATTGACCTAGTCCGAACCATGCAGCCTTTTTATCTTGGAAAACATAAAAGTTGGTAGAAACTCTCTTTTTCCTCACAGATGACGCCAACTAATGAAGCACAAAAATCAATAGGCTAAAATACTTTGGGCTACAGTAGTAGCTGTGAAtcctaaaaacaaataaagaattgTCAAAGGTGACTGGTGTAACCCGGCCAAGGACCTTCCGACGgttaagttagttttctctctaagacacaaggaaagaaaatagagaatggTCCGGACTTACCTTGGGTCAATAGGATTTActccttttatagagagttagaCGTGCGTCTATTTGTTTAGATTCACCACCATCATGGGTAATGTAGGCAGTTGATAAAGAAAATGGGCTATATGGAGCATTGTATGTGTAATTCCTTCAACGTACGTGCAACGTGTCGTATTTTGCGTTTGTGAATATAATGGAGGATTTTCCACAAAAAGTCACCAAATATAATTTGGTCGTCCATGTACTAGTCATCCGTAGATCATCTCGTCTATAGAGAACTCTCTACGCTATATAACCCAGTCATCAATGGACGAGTACTATTGGATGAGTTGATATAATTTTGGATGTGCTTTGGACAACAACACAATAACAAGTAATACTTAGTGTTGATCCCcatcatatataataatttaaaaaaaaattggggggcCAATGCCCACCCTAGTCCAATGATAGCTCCATCCCTGGATCCGTTGGAGGACCCAAGATTGGGCTTCAGGAACTTTAAGCCATGATCCTAATGGATTAGAGTCAAGGATGTTGGGCCCAAGAGAGGGGATTAGAGACTCTAGGATAGATTGTGGGCTTTTTGTGGGCTCAAGTTGGTGTTGGTTTCGGTTAAGAGAAGGGCCCACGGTGATTGTCGGCTTATGGATACAAGAGTCTAGATGGGATATGTTTGGTAAAAGGGTAGGAGGGTGAGAGTTCTCAAATGTGTCTGGCTGTTACGCTGCACCCATCGTAAATGTCATTCCATTTATTGTGAACGTTCCCCTTGGGTTATGGGATGGTACGTGAAATGGGGGGGTATTGGACAACCTTGACTGTAGCttaatttaccaaaaagaagcataccattttatttctttcaaagaaaagaaagaaacaaccGTAATGAACTGGCCCAATGGTGAATTTTCGAACACAATTTATGAGATATCATGCAACAATTCTTAATCCCCGCATGGCCTGATGATTGATGATATAGATGCGTAATATGGTGGTCAGTAGCTTTGGCCCATGATTTTGGATTACGTGATTTCTATTTAGTCAAAGAAACattaaaggagaaaaagaaggggAGGCAATCATGTTCTGCATTTAAATATGGAAAGCTAAATTGTCTGATGAAATAGAAATCGCCTTAATTACCATGGTTATGGTGGACCTACCTGCTCTACTGGTACAAGCAGGAAAAGTATCACTTCGACTACAAATTATAGAACCAAGAAACATGCACCTCATATTATCCACTTTGTTGCATACCCTCGAAGACTCTATATTTCATGAATTGACTGCCAAATTTTGAAGCAATTTCTCAAATATGGCAGCTTGCTTTTCTCAAATATCTGCTGTCAATGATCCAAGAGTACAGCTTAGTACAAAATACATTGAAGATAATATTTTGAAGAATTGCAAGACAAGATCATCAAGCTGCTTTATCAAGAGCTTAAAACCAAGgtgaagaggataaaattaaGATGTACGGTTAGATTTTACATAAACAACTTTGGACGGCTGCACTAGGGTGACGGAGGAAGAGAGCAGGTAACACAACGACATGTGTAGTGAGTTGACGGATTAACCTTGTTGGACGGACAAGGAGGTAGACGGACACTAATGTGGACGGTGGCAAAACCCACGTGACACCTACATGGTTTATTTGGTCCTCAGAGAACCTCAAATGTAAATAATTTGTGTTCCACAATTAACCCTAGTCAACAAAATCTCTATATAGAAAAGATCCCACAAAATATGCGCATTTATAAGAATCTTCTCTACAGGGAAATATTCTCCTTCGCCAAAGAATCGAGATCGATTCCctcactactataaaaacccaaaaccctcaaaaaccaaggtacacataattcactcagctctggcactctaaaGTTGTGACAATTTTCTGACTTAAACCTTCGAAGGGTATTTGGTTAGTACCACACCGGTTTTCTCTTGAGATCTTCTTTCTTGGAATTGTGCAGGTGTTATTTTGAGCACGTGAAGACTGTGTAGCTTAATCACAATTTCCAGCATCATCACAAGGTAACTTAACATTGAAAGATGACTAGGAATAACTTCTGAATGATAACACCTATAGTGACGCAACTTAACATTGAAAGATGACCAGAAATAACTTCTGAATGATAACACCTATAGTGACACATGCCGTTTTGTTCACACCAAGCAAAAGCACCAGACAACTTCCAAACTTTTGAAAGCACCTTTTTCAAATCTTAACATGGAGAATCATTTCTTCCGAAAcagggagaaaagaaaaataatttctagtaGCTTTTtgacaaagaagagaaaacttGGAAGCAACTTGCAGCAGCTACCATGTAAACGTACCTTGCATAGTGAACCAGCTAAAAGATGAGTAGGctacaatttaaaataaaaaaaagcctaatttttttccaatttaagTCAGTCCTCGTCAGAACTTGGAAAACTTAACACAAGAAACAATCAGACCATGAACTTGAGCCATCAATATTTGCATTTACCAAGTGgcgaaaaaaaagaaaagaaatcagtAATCTAATGTACATACAACAATGTAATTCTCACAGGGTCacagtacacacacacacctgaATCTGTTCACTGATAACAGCTACCAGTCATCACTCCTGTATATTACACTCAGCATGAACCCAATAAGACATggtaaagaaaaagtaaatcaACATTAGGATCCAGAGATTACTCTGCATTGGACTTCTGTTTTCTCCTTGACCTACTGAACAATTTGGAAGATGGGGAAGGAGAAAACTCAAGTGGGAGTGGTGGGTGATCCATCTCCCCTTTCAATATCTTAACTATTTCACCAATATCTGGCCGCAACTCTGGCAATTTCTGTAAGCAGGTGAGAGCCAGGTTTATACACAAGCCTGCCTGGTCCTTATTATAATCATCTTTCAACCTCTCATCCACAAGTTCTAAAACATTTCCCACTTGAGCTAACTGACGACACCAGCTTATTAAGTTTGCTTTCTCAAGCTTCATTGGGGAGGCAAGAACATGTAATGGCCTTCGACCAGATACAATCACAAGAATCAAAACTCCTAGACTGTAAATATCAGCCTTCTCCATTAAGTACCCACACCCACCATATTCTGGTGCCACATAGCACAAAGTCCCTCTCATACTTGTGGTACTGCTAAGTTCGCGACTAAAGAGATCTCCACTCCACATGTCACTGCCAATAGAACGGCTGCTCTTTTTCTTCCAACCCCTTCTAAAACTGAACTCCCCATTTGGATCACATTCATTTTGACATTGCTCCCCAAAGTTCTTTCGTCTATGGAAGTAAAACTGTCTACCAAGACCAAAATGTGGTATTTTGAAGCCTTTCCTCCACTTGGTTTCAAGATTTTTAAGCTTATTACTCTTCTTGGTAATCTCATCAAGGTGCTCTTCTTTCCACCACTCTTGTATCTTTCTCTGCTTCTTCTTACGACTTCTCTTGCCCCTTGACTCTTTTTTCTCCAACCCTTTATCAAGATCTTCAAATCCAATTTCTTGTAATTGGGGATCATTCACATCTTCTAATTTATCTAACGCAGTTGAATAATCTAAGTTATTTTGCTCAGGGACactcttcttttcttcatccCAATCAGGATTTGTTGTTGGGCAAATCTGACTCCCTATCCACTCCATAACATAATCCTTACTACACAATTCACCACTCCCATCCTGCCTCCACCACCAATCCTTCCCCCATTGTTTTGTATCAGCCTCCTCATCAACACCCGAAAAAGCATTACAATTCAACTCCTTACTATGATAAATGCTAGAAAAGTCATCATCATAAGGCACAAATCTATTATTCCAATCCTCCCTACCAATGTCTACAACTGAGACCTCCTTCCCTTTTGCACTACAAGGCTTAATATCACTCTCATTTGCCATGTTAGCATTATAATTCGAAGAATTCAAGTTTAAAGCTCTAACATTATAAGACATCTTACTATTTTTGGATGAAGAGGAAGCTTGTAAAGCAAGAGCAAAATCTACCTCATGAGCACTCTCCACAGGAGTAGCAGTTGCTGGTGTCTCTGCAGCCAAATTCCCTGAAAGCTCTTGGCTCTTCCCCAAGTCCTGGCTAAACAAATCCACACCAAACTCACCCTCCACCTTAATCCTTGACAAACCAAAATCCGAAATCCTTGCCCGACACTCAGAATCAAGCAAAACATTGCTGGGTTTAATATCACCATGAATCACTGGTGGATCACATCCAAGGTGCAAGAATTCTAGAGCTCTAGCAACGTCCAATATTATGTCAAACCTCCTTTcccaactcaaactcaaacaccCATCTCCAAAAAGTGATTCTTGCAGGCTCTTATTGGGCATATATTCATAAACCAACACTCTTTTGTTCTTTTCCACACAGTATCCCAATAGTGTGACCAAAAATGGTGACCTTAGGCCACCAAGAATCTGCAGCTCATTCTGAAACTCTCTCTCTGACTGCAAAGAAAGAGTGTCCAAACGCTTTATAGCGATGAGTTTACCATCTCTGAGTATTCCTCTAAACACAGTACCTGACCCACCTTTGCCTATGACATTGGCAGTGTCAAAGGCATTGGTGGCTTGCTTTAACTCTCTGTATGAGAATCTTTGGAGCTTGAGAGGAGCACTGGAGTCAAAGGGGATGGTTTTAGCTCTGTGTACAAGGGAGTGCCAGATGTGATAAAGAAAGTAAAGGATTGAGAGGAATATAACAATGGAAGCTGAGATGGTCAGGGTCAAGAACAAGACCCTGGTTCTGGTGAAGAAACTTGGAGCTGGAGAAGTAAAGCTAGGAATCGGAGCTAAGGGTCTTGAAGGCATGGTGGGGTgctttgtgtttttgggttGTTGGAGGTTAGTGGGTTTGGTTTGGTAACaagaattgaagaagaaaaaatgggcATGGAATGGAAAGGGATCTTCATTTGAGTATCAGTAGGTATCCAATGTGGGTTTGCTTTACAGTTGGATAATCATATGGGCATTGTTAATTCAGTTTACTACTataattctttgttttggtttCTTCTGACTTGTGAGGCGTTTACTGATGACTGATAGAGAAAGGTATACATTAACATTATTAATAAGGAAGTGTTACATTATAAGTTTACTTtgcttataatttttcttctaaaagaaaaaggtatATATTATACTATTGTGAGTTTCCTTTACTGAGTAGGAAAAGGTGCTGTTTAATTtcttcataaatttttaattttgggtcTGGGTTTGATTAGGAAAGAGATAGCTTTGGTTTATACAATTGATTGATTTAGGTTTTGGTGTATTTTTATAATGAGTTTAGTGATTGGGAAATGAGGATTAGAAAAATGTGGGGGAGGAAGGGAGGGTCCCAAGACGCTTTTGACTAAAGACAGTTTTTGCAGATAAAAAGTCTTATGTATgggaggaggaaaaaaaaaaaaagttaaagggGGAAATGGAGGGAAGATTGGGTTACAGTTGTGATGGTGGTGATGTtggtgagtgtttttttttgggacaagaGGAATTTTGTTTTATGTGCCATGATGTGTGAATTGGACACGTGCACTGGATTAGGCTTTGGACTAAATGGtggtgtatttttttcttttattttttctttttgagaaaagacGATTGGTGTTGTATTATTATATCGTATATTCTATATTGTTTTTTCACTAAAGGTTCACATGTCAATTGAATCCATTGCTTCTTCCCAATATTCTTTAGAAGAGGCCACCTTATACAATACAGGTCTTATCTTAGTGTTTCTCCACCTTGAAACAAATTCAACAGCTTGATGTAACAACGGCTTTCTAAATTTATTTGGGGTTGTTTAACTTTTCAATTCATAGATTaaatggtttttggttttgtctttttaaaaataatatattttaaacactaaATTTCGgattatattaaaaagaaaaatcagatataCCATCCTTTGGTAGTTGGTGTAACCTTAAAACATAGTTACCAAAGTTTGTATTTTAATAAGCCGAAATACCTTATAAAGTAAattgcaataaaaataaatatctcATAAAACAAACTACAAGGGGaggcaagtttttttttttttggtatttgtaaTTTCCCctattaaaaaaccaa
The sequence above is drawn from the Castanea sativa cultivar Marrone di Chiusa Pesio chromosome 5, ASM4071231v1 genome and encodes:
- the LOC142633396 gene encoding putative receptor-like protein kinase At1g80870 — its product is MPSRPLAPIPSFTSPAPSFFTRTRVLFLTLTISASIVIFLSILYFLYHIWHSLVHRAKTIPFDSSAPLKLQRFSYRELKQATNAFDTANVIGKGGSGTVFRGILRDGKLIAIKRLDTLSLQSEREFQNELQILGGLRSPFLVTLLGYCVEKNKRVLVYEYMPNKSLQESLFGDGCLSLSWERRFDIILDVARALEFLHLGCDPPVIHGDIKPSNVLLDSECRARISDFGLSRIKVEGEFGVDLFSQDLGKSQELSGNLAAETPATATPVESAHEVDFALALQASSSSKNSKMSYNVRALNLNSSNYNANMANESDIKPCSAKGKEVSVVDIGREDWNNRFVPYDDDFSSIYHSKELNCNAFSGVDEEADTKQWGKDWWWRQDGSGELCSKDYVMEWIGSQICPTTNPDWDEEKKSVPEQNNLDYSTALDKLEDVNDPQLQEIGFEDLDKGLEKKESRGKRSRKKKQRKIQEWWKEEHLDEITKKSNKLKNLETKWRKGFKIPHFGLGRQFYFHRRKNFGEQCQNECDPNGEFSFRRGWKKKSSRSIGSDMWSGDLFSRELSSTTSMRGTLCYVAPEYGGCGYLMEKADIYSLGVLILVIVSGRRPLHVLASPMKLEKANLISWCRQLAQVGNVLELVDERLKDDYNKDQAGLCINLALTCLQKLPELRPDIGEIVKILKGEMDHPPLPLEFSPSPSSKLFSRSRRKQKSNAE